A genomic stretch from Edaphobacter aggregans includes:
- a CDS encoding efflux RND transporter permease subunit, whose protein sequence is MSGFSIRNPYLIVVLCLVVMILGVVSVSDMPIDMFPSINLPVVAVATFYSGMPPQQIETNITYHLERQFTLASGIDHMESRSLPGVSLIKVFFRAGTDPDSAAASISSLAMSDLKDMPPGTYPPIILKQDASSIPVALVPLSGSGLSESKLKDLGQNFVRNQLAGVQGASVPQPFGGTWRQIQLYVDPYKLEANQLSPMDVVRSVNDTNVILPAGDAQIGRIDYNIYTNSMLKGPEDIAQVPIKTVGQSTVRVGDVATPQDSFGRQYNIVRVDGQRAVYLPIFKQGGDSNTIAIVDGVRATIKKLYDVPTSLQATVVFDQARFVRTAIETLIHEGGIGLFLTCLMILIFLGSMRATLAVFFSIPLSLFATFIILRLSGSSINSMVLGGLALALSRLIDNSVVVLENIFRHLEGGEAPVVAAEKGGREVALPVLAGTLTTVVVFFPVTMLYGVSRFLFSSLALAVVISLFASYFVALTVVPLFCARFIKSAHGDVVHESAETEYDIPAKADAGQSGIWARFNAHFTKGFDGLLRRYDQLVERVLEVPRATLAIFGFIFVFSLLLFPLLGLSFFPRTDAGQFVINFKAPSGTRLDATNQETAKLEGIIRRIVSKHDMGMIVSNIGVNPGFSALYSPNSAMHTGFTQVALAADHKTSSFAYIDEVKHALATEMPELQTFFSSGSLVDGVLNMGAPAPIDVRVAGNDMTADYNIAQSIASRIRKINGIADVYVPQDIDYPSLRIAIDRNRAGELGLTEKEVVSNLITALTSNQMIAPSIWIDPNSGNNYFLTVMYKDGQIKSLDDLKAIPLHGSNVGQTTRLDMVADLQQFNAPTELDHTQIRRNVDIYVRPQREDLGRITHEIQVIVNSADVPKGMNVTLSGSVNSMNESFHSFAIGLMLSVLLLYLILVAQFRSFLDPFIILLALPPGLMGVMVALLVWHTTLNVMSLMGVVMLAGISLSNSILIVEFAHHLLKEGMSVRDAIVTSCRVRLRPILMTSLATIIGLLPMALKLGEGSESYAPLAQALIGGLTLSVLLTVFLVPAGFYLAYQPKNPEASAH, encoded by the coding sequence ATGTCCGGATTCTCCATCCGAAATCCATATCTAATTGTTGTGCTTTGCCTGGTCGTGATGATTCTCGGCGTGGTAAGTGTCTCTGACATGCCTATCGACATGTTTCCCTCGATCAATTTACCGGTGGTCGCAGTGGCGACTTTCTATTCGGGTATGCCCCCGCAGCAAATCGAGACGAACATCACATACCATCTCGAACGTCAGTTCACCCTGGCGAGCGGTATCGATCACATGGAATCGCGTTCGCTGCCGGGCGTGAGCCTCATAAAGGTGTTTTTTCGGGCTGGGACGGATCCTGACAGCGCAGCCGCGTCGATCTCTTCACTGGCAATGAGTGATCTGAAGGATATGCCGCCCGGCACTTACCCGCCGATCATCCTCAAACAAGATGCGTCGAGCATTCCTGTAGCACTTGTACCGCTGTCAGGCTCAGGATTGAGTGAAAGCAAACTGAAAGACTTGGGCCAAAACTTTGTCCGTAATCAATTAGCTGGAGTGCAAGGCGCATCAGTGCCCCAGCCATTTGGTGGTACGTGGCGACAAATTCAGCTTTATGTGGATCCTTACAAGCTCGAAGCAAACCAACTAAGTCCGATGGACGTAGTGCGATCCGTCAATGACACCAATGTCATCCTCCCGGCTGGCGATGCGCAGATTGGGCGTATTGATTACAACATTTACACGAACTCGATGCTTAAGGGGCCTGAAGATATTGCTCAGGTGCCGATTAAGACGGTGGGGCAATCTACTGTTCGCGTGGGAGATGTTGCAACTCCCCAAGACTCGTTCGGGCGGCAATACAACATCGTTCGCGTAGACGGTCAGCGTGCAGTGTATCTGCCCATCTTCAAACAGGGTGGGGACTCCAATACGATCGCGATTGTCGACGGCGTCCGGGCCACCATCAAGAAGCTCTACGATGTGCCCACTTCCTTGCAAGCCACTGTCGTATTCGATCAGGCACGCTTCGTCAGAACTGCGATTGAAACGCTAATTCATGAAGGCGGAATCGGTTTGTTCCTCACTTGCCTCATGATTCTGATCTTCCTCGGCAGTATGCGCGCGACGTTGGCTGTTTTCTTTTCTATTCCACTATCACTTTTTGCTACATTCATCATCCTGCGTCTATCCGGGAGCTCCATCAACAGCATGGTTCTTGGCGGTCTAGCGTTGGCGCTCTCACGACTTATCGACAATTCGGTGGTTGTCCTCGAAAACATTTTTCGTCATCTGGAGGGTGGGGAAGCGCCCGTAGTTGCGGCAGAAAAGGGTGGTCGTGAAGTTGCACTTCCCGTCCTGGCTGGGACACTCACAACCGTTGTTGTGTTCTTTCCAGTCACCATGCTCTACGGTGTCAGTCGCTTCCTGTTTTCTTCGCTTGCTCTGGCGGTCGTCATCTCGCTATTTGCCTCTTACTTCGTTGCGCTCACTGTTGTGCCACTTTTTTGCGCGCGGTTCATCAAAAGTGCTCATGGTGACGTGGTTCACGAATCAGCTGAGACAGAATATGACATACCTGCTAAGGCCGACGCCGGGCAATCGGGTATTTGGGCTCGATTCAATGCGCACTTTACCAAGGGTTTCGATGGCCTCTTGCGAAGATATGACCAGCTTGTAGAGCGCGTCCTGGAGGTCCCGCGTGCCACGCTCGCTATCTTCGGATTCATCTTCGTGTTCAGTCTGCTCCTTTTTCCACTTCTTGGACTATCGTTTTTTCCAAGGACGGATGCCGGCCAATTCGTGATCAACTTCAAAGCACCCTCTGGCACACGGCTCGATGCGACCAACCAGGAGACCGCGAAGTTGGAGGGCATTATTCGCCGTATCGTTTCGAAGCACGATATGGGAATGATCGTCTCCAATATCGGCGTCAACCCTGGCTTCTCCGCGTTATATTCCCCAAACTCCGCGATGCATACGGGCTTTACCCAAGTTGCTCTAGCCGCAGATCATAAGACCAGTAGTTTTGCATACATCGACGAAGTGAAGCACGCTCTCGCGACTGAGATGCCGGAGCTTCAAACCTTTTTTTCGAGCGGCAGTCTCGTCGACGGCGTGCTAAACATGGGTGCTCCTGCTCCGATAGATGTGAGAGTCGCAGGCAATGACATGACAGCGGATTACAACATCGCCCAGTCTATCGCTTCACGGATCCGCAAGATCAACGGGATTGCAGATGTATATGTGCCGCAGGATATCGACTACCCGTCTCTACGCATCGCGATCGATCGAAACCGAGCGGGCGAACTCGGCCTGACGGAGAAGGAAGTCGTCTCGAATCTGATCACGGCTCTCACTTCTAATCAGATGATTGCTCCGAGTATCTGGATCGATCCCAACAGCGGGAACAATTACTTCCTGACGGTCATGTACAAGGATGGACAGATTAAGTCACTTGATGATCTGAAGGCAATTCCGCTTCATGGTTCGAATGTTGGTCAAACAACCCGTCTGGACATGGTTGCAGACCTACAACAATTCAACGCTCCAACCGAACTTGACCACACGCAGATTCGCCGTAATGTCGATATCTATGTACGTCCCCAAAGGGAAGATTTGGGTAGAATCACGCACGAGATTCAAGTCATCGTTAATTCCGCAGATGTGCCCAAGGGCATGAATGTAACGCTAAGCGGAAGCGTCAACTCAATGAATGAGTCATTTCATAGCTTCGCGATCGGGTTGATGCTATCGGTGCTCCTGCTTTATCTCATCCTTGTCGCGCAGTTCCGATCTTTCCTGGATCCTTTCATTATCCTTCTTGCCCTCCCCCCAGGCCTCATGGGCGTGATGGTTGCACTTCTGGTCTGGCACACCACGCTTAATGTGATGTCTCTTATGGGTGTAGTGATGCTCGCCGGAATCTCGTTGTCGAACAGTATTCTCATCGTGGAGTTTGCTCATCATCTATTAAAGGAAGGAATGAGCGTCCGCGATGCAATTGTCACCTCTTGTCGAGTTCGTCTGCGTCCCATTCTGATGACTTCACTCGCTACAATCATCGGACTGCTACCTATGGCTCTTAAGCTAGGAGAGGGCAGCGAGTCCTATGCGCCGCTGGCCCAGGCTCTGATCGGTGGTCTTACGCTCTCCGTATTGTTGACTGTCTTTCTGGTTCCAGCCGGATTCTATCTTGCATATCAGCCTAAAAATCCTGAGGCTTCCGCGCACTGA
- a CDS encoding MgtC/SapB family protein, with product MNGWLDQLHGGSTAFPPVVTAIKLAVALAIGLLIGFERQWSHKDFGVRTFSLTALLGALTALISTPVMLMGMLATVLLAVLLNVRDIVASRSVEGTTSVALVVTFVLGALIGNGHMFTSVACAIVATWLLSLKPQFKQFAGGVRAEEIRSAVLLGLFGFVIWPLLPDRYVDPWRLLEPREAWVTVVVVAGIGFANYVLLRVYGKRGIALTAILGGLVNSTAAAAELAAILPAAGLLSQTVPAVLLTSVAMFLRNAVLLGLFGRSAVRFAVLPLLAMMVVATYFASRHRQVDANPKELELHLASPVSLKRVISFGFLFIAIQIAGTLAVRWLGNSGVLLVSVIGGTVSSASTTAAAANLLTHGNVSAQQAGIATVLTSIASTTMNLPIVKRQIKVQGVMREIVLATTLQGIVGITILFCERWFMH from the coding sequence ATGAATGGCTGGCTCGACCAACTACATGGTGGTTCGACTGCTTTTCCTCCGGTGGTCACCGCAATCAAACTTGCGGTGGCGTTGGCTATCGGGCTGCTTATTGGGTTTGAACGTCAGTGGTCTCACAAAGATTTTGGCGTTCGTACCTTCAGCCTTACGGCTCTTCTCGGAGCGTTGACAGCTCTTATTTCGACACCCGTCATGCTCATGGGAATGCTGGCTACGGTTCTGCTTGCAGTTCTTTTAAACGTGCGGGACATCGTTGCGTCCAGGTCGGTAGAAGGAACGACCTCTGTCGCCTTGGTGGTCACTTTTGTCCTCGGCGCGCTGATCGGCAACGGGCACATGTTTACTTCGGTCGCCTGCGCAATCGTAGCAACGTGGCTGCTCTCTCTAAAACCCCAGTTCAAGCAATTTGCAGGAGGGGTACGGGCGGAGGAGATCCGGAGCGCGGTTCTTCTGGGACTTTTCGGATTCGTCATCTGGCCTCTGCTCCCCGATCGTTACGTCGATCCGTGGAGGCTTTTGGAGCCACGGGAAGCGTGGGTGACTGTTGTTGTCGTGGCCGGCATAGGATTCGCCAACTACGTTCTACTTCGTGTTTATGGCAAACGTGGAATTGCCCTCACCGCGATCCTAGGAGGTCTCGTCAATTCGACTGCTGCGGCGGCGGAACTGGCTGCCATCCTTCCTGCCGCAGGACTCCTCTCGCAAACTGTCCCGGCTGTGCTTCTAACTTCCGTCGCGATGTTCCTTCGGAACGCAGTCTTACTAGGTCTTTTTGGCAGATCGGCGGTCCGGTTCGCCGTACTTCCATTACTTGCGATGATGGTCGTTGCTACTTATTTTGCCTCCCGGCATCGACAGGTGGATGCAAATCCAAAGGAGTTGGAGCTTCACCTTGCATCTCCCGTCTCCCTAAAGAGGGTCATCAGTTTCGGATTTCTTTTTATCGCGATCCAAATTGCAGGAACTCTGGCGGTGCGGTGGCTGGGCAACAGTGGTGTCCTGTTGGTAAGTGTGATCGGGGGAACCGTATCGAGCGCGAGCACGACCGCTGCCGCCGCAAATCTTCTAACCCATGGCAACGTTAGCGCCCAACAAGCCGGTATCGCGACGGTGTTGACTTCTATAGCGAGTACCACGATGAACCTGCCCATCGTCAAACGGCAGATCAAGGTGCAAGGCGTGATGCGCGAGATCGTGCTCGCTACGACTCTTCAAGGCATTGTCGGTATAACTATCTTGTTCTGCGAAAGATGGTTTATGCACTAG
- a CDS encoding response regulator transcription factor — translation MGTAPSSHRVLVVEDEQKISDAIAEGLRAAGYEVTTAPTSEEAFFILHNLKPDLIVLDLGLPRRSGMELLQQIRNMSIQIPVLILTSNSSIEDRVAALDAGADDFLLKPFSIPELSARLRAILRRGKATTLTEFKLADLQVNLDTRTAFRAGISLQLTMREFDLLVYLFQNRGRTVSREMLARDVWNETSRFTPIDNVIDVQITRLRRKLDDPYPQKLLRTVRGVGFILGESSE, via the coding sequence TTGGGAACTGCACCGTCCTCGCACCGAGTGCTTGTCGTTGAAGATGAACAGAAGATATCTGACGCGATCGCTGAGGGACTACGCGCGGCCGGATACGAAGTCACTACCGCACCCACAAGCGAGGAAGCATTCTTCATTCTGCACAATCTAAAACCAGATTTGATCGTGCTCGACCTTGGGCTTCCCCGTCGCAGCGGAATGGAATTGCTTCAGCAGATTCGCAACATGAGTATCCAGATCCCCGTGCTCATCCTTACCTCGAACAGCTCGATCGAAGACAGGGTTGCTGCGCTCGATGCTGGGGCCGACGACTTTCTCCTCAAGCCCTTCTCCATTCCGGAACTGTCTGCAAGGTTAAGAGCTATTTTGCGTAGAGGAAAAGCAACGACCCTTACCGAGTTCAAGCTTGCCGACCTTCAAGTTAATCTTGATACCCGGACTGCTTTCCGTGCTGGAATCAGTCTGCAGCTAACCATGCGAGAATTCGACCTGTTGGTCTATTTATTTCAGAACCGAGGACGGACCGTATCTCGTGAAATGCTAGCACGGGATGTTTGGAACGAAACCTCTCGGTTCACCCCAATAGATAACGTGATAGATGTCCAAATTACTCGGCTCCGCAGGAAACTTGACGATCCCTACCCGCAGAAACTCCTGAGAACGGTGAGGGGAGTTGGCTTCATTCTTGGGGAGTCCAGTGAATGA
- a CDS encoding ATP-binding protein yields the protein MKRLRPKSVRTRLTLWYVGVLASILAIYIVVVCIFQYTILRTQIYHDMVQDMETVEGLLYFDGQEVLRLRQDYYSHPQSHLLVDRLMEVRELTGNVLYRSDTLNSMPLGSVAPGKDEGATSFDDRTERLADGTWVLIISHRHPVAGRILLIRLGYSLSPLASRLEKFLLSLLLALPPALALAGFAGYRIACRALAPLESMASRAEKITANNLSGRLQIEDEHDELGRMAAVINSLLSRLERSFLQLQRFTADAAHELKTPLASIRVVGEASLRSGQSQEAYRDAVSSMLEETSRLNQTVEGLLMISKAEAGEIQLTVTSFSLRELVEEIIDLLDVVTEERDIAIVQRNPEESETHVTADRTLLRACVLNVLHNAVKFSPANSIIVCSYQPVARNTQRFLRLSILDQGPGIAAIDQNRVFERFFRGGEARSSRGEGVGLGLAIAKLAIETTHGCIYFDAAQSIGALCHIEVPIG from the coding sequence ATGAAACGTTTGCGACCTAAAAGCGTGCGCACGCGATTGACGCTTTGGTATGTAGGGGTGCTTGCCTCCATTTTGGCGATCTACATAGTCGTCGTCTGTATCTTCCAGTACACCATTCTAAGAACTCAGATCTACCACGATATGGTTCAGGACATGGAAACGGTCGAAGGCCTTTTGTACTTCGACGGTCAGGAAGTGCTTCGCCTACGACAGGATTATTATTCGCATCCTCAATCCCATTTGCTGGTTGATCGTCTCATGGAGGTTCGCGAGCTCACGGGAAATGTACTTTATCGAAGCGACACCCTCAATTCAATGCCGTTGGGCAGCGTGGCTCCGGGAAAAGATGAAGGAGCGACATCTTTCGATGACCGGACAGAACGCCTTGCAGATGGCACTTGGGTTTTGATCATTAGTCACCGTCACCCTGTCGCGGGTCGAATACTGCTCATTCGGCTCGGTTACAGCCTATCTCCGTTAGCTTCCAGATTAGAGAAATTCCTACTTTCGCTCTTGCTGGCTCTGCCACCTGCTTTAGCCCTTGCGGGGTTCGCCGGATACCGTATCGCCTGTCGGGCACTGGCCCCTCTTGAATCGATGGCTTCACGCGCTGAGAAAATAACTGCCAATAATTTAAGCGGTCGGTTGCAAATTGAAGATGAACACGATGAATTGGGCCGAATGGCAGCTGTCATAAACTCTTTGCTGTCACGTTTGGAGAGGTCCTTTCTCCAATTGCAACGCTTTACCGCCGATGCCGCTCACGAATTGAAAACTCCTCTAGCGTCGATTCGTGTGGTGGGCGAAGCCTCTCTTCGTTCAGGTCAGAGTCAAGAAGCATATCGGGACGCTGTTAGCAGCATGCTCGAAGAAACATCACGGCTCAACCAAACCGTAGAGGGTTTACTCATGATCTCGAAAGCGGAGGCGGGGGAGATTCAGCTGACCGTCACATCATTCTCCCTCCGCGAGCTCGTAGAAGAGATTATTGATCTTCTGGATGTCGTCACAGAGGAACGTGACATCGCCATTGTGCAACGAAACCCGGAGGAGTCGGAGACTCATGTGACCGCTGATCGAACCCTTCTCCGCGCTTGTGTTTTAAATGTGCTTCACAATGCCGTGAAGTTCTCGCCTGCCAATTCGATTATCGTCTGCTCTTATCAGCCTGTCGCACGAAACACACAGAGATTTCTGCGCTTATCGATCCTCGACCAGGGGCCCGGAATCGCTGCTATCGACCAGAACCGAGTTTTTGAGCGTTTCTTTCGCGGTGGAGAAGCTCGCTCATCCCGCGGAGAGGGCGTCGGGTTAGGATTGGCAATCGCAAAGCTTGCGATCGAAACAACTCATGGATGTATTTATTTCGATGCGGCTCAATCAATTGGTGCTCTGTGTCATATCGAAGTTCCCATAGGTTAG
- a CDS encoding DUF190 domain-containing protein, whose amino-acid sequence MLQAGQAVKVTVHLNQDTGGATGFLLDDLFKFLRANGVEGATAFRAYAGFGAHHQLHTTGAGDVAGLHLPVILYFIETREKVDSILTELLSLVTDGLVEAQPTEILKTATSVGRVIV is encoded by the coding sequence ATGTTACAAGCAGGACAAGCAGTGAAGGTCACCGTTCATCTCAATCAGGACACCGGGGGTGCAACAGGATTTCTACTTGATGACTTGTTCAAATTTCTGCGCGCAAACGGGGTTGAAGGTGCGACAGCATTTCGTGCCTATGCAGGGTTCGGCGCGCACCATCAGTTACACACAACCGGAGCGGGAGATGTCGCCGGTCTGCATCTGCCCGTAATTCTCTATTTCATCGAAACACGAGAAAAAGTTGACTCGATCCTGACCGAGCTCCTTTCACTTGTAACCGATGGTCTTGTAGAGGCGCAGCCCACAGAGATCTTAAAGACTGCGACGAGTGTGGGCAGGGTAATTGTTTGA
- a CDS encoding efflux RND transporter periplasmic adaptor subunit, whose protein sequence is MLGLLTAVGASILTSCTSGAPPSVEASSVPYATVEPSTLANDLTLSAEFRPYQEVDVMAKIAGYVKDIGVDIGDHVQQGEVLAVLEVPEIQDELAKAKAGVATADANIVTAEAAVTHARAAANIAHLSFQRIHDVATRDKGLVPRQDVDVAQSRDLEAAAELASANSALKAAQELRTGAESEYSRAQAMSQYATIRAPFTGVITKRYANQGSMIQAGTSSQSQAMPVVRIAQNDTLRVIVPVPVNSVAGIKDGQPVEVNVTNLGIMIRGNVTRYANALQMTTRTMDTEIDVPNHDGKLVPGMYAEVHLHLAARPDVLSLPLDAVDGLGTSVQQVYLVQGDLLRLIKITTGLQTSSRVEILSGLKRGDKVVVGRHSGLSDGEKVDARPASYESNVGQS, encoded by the coding sequence ATGTTGGGACTGCTTACAGCCGTAGGCGCCAGTATACTGACGTCCTGCACATCGGGCGCGCCCCCGTCGGTAGAAGCCTCGAGCGTACCGTACGCGACGGTCGAACCATCTACGCTGGCGAATGATCTCACACTGTCTGCTGAGTTTCGCCCGTATCAGGAAGTGGATGTGATGGCCAAGATCGCGGGCTATGTTAAGGACATCGGCGTCGATATCGGCGATCACGTGCAACAGGGAGAGGTACTTGCTGTACTTGAGGTCCCGGAGATTCAGGATGAGTTGGCCAAGGCCAAAGCTGGAGTAGCAACCGCGGATGCCAACATTGTAACCGCTGAGGCGGCGGTCACCCATGCACGAGCGGCGGCAAACATCGCACACCTTTCATTTCAACGTATCCATGATGTAGCCACGAGAGACAAGGGCTTGGTGCCGCGACAGGATGTAGATGTTGCACAGTCTCGGGATCTCGAAGCGGCAGCTGAGCTAGCAAGCGCAAACTCTGCCTTGAAGGCGGCGCAGGAACTCCGGACTGGAGCTGAGTCAGAATATTCGCGTGCTCAAGCCATGTCGCAATATGCGACGATACGGGCGCCCTTCACTGGTGTCATTACCAAACGCTACGCAAATCAGGGATCGATGATCCAAGCGGGCACTTCTTCGCAGTCACAAGCTATGCCTGTGGTTCGGATAGCGCAGAACGACACGCTCCGTGTCATCGTACCAGTCCCTGTAAACTCCGTTGCTGGCATCAAAGATGGGCAGCCTGTAGAAGTAAATGTCACGAACCTTGGAATCATGATTCGCGGTAACGTCACCCGTTACGCAAACGCACTACAAATGACCACGCGGACTATGGATACCGAGATCGACGTACCAAACCACGATGGGAAGCTTGTACCAGGCATGTATGCGGAGGTGCATTTGCATCTTGCTGCTCGCCCAGATGTGCTGAGCTTGCCCCTCGACGCCGTGGATGGTCTTGGAACTAGCGTGCAGCAGGTCTATCTGGTGCAGGGTGACCTTCTCCGTCTCATAAAAATCACTACCGGACTTCAGACATCCTCGCGGGTTGAGATTCTCTCAGGTCTAAAACGCGGAGATAAAGTAGTCGTCGGCCGTCACAGTGGTCTCTCCGATGGGGAGAAGGTGGATGCAAGACCAGCTAGCTACGAATCAAACGTCGGTCAAAGCTAG
- a CDS encoding MerC domain-containing protein has protein sequence MTESQLPESPVTGSPSQTLAFPVDQIGIWTSTLCVVHCLLTPVLLSLSAVSAHFLPSEERIHRTLAVAIATLGAITLVRCYRSPRSSRMLVLMVVSLAFIFGAADLGNPSAVPRAEVLITLVGSGFMIAAHRTNHTFCRDCSCGNSS, from the coding sequence ATGACAGAATCTCAACTCCCAGAGTCGCCCGTGACGGGCAGCCCAAGCCAGACTTTAGCTTTTCCAGTGGACCAGATTGGCATCTGGACATCGACACTGTGCGTGGTCCATTGCCTGCTGACTCCGGTGCTGCTTTCCCTTTCCGCTGTCTCGGCTCATTTCCTGCCATCGGAGGAACGAATACATCGCACCCTCGCAGTAGCCATCGCCACCCTTGGAGCCATTACGCTGGTAAGGTGTTACCGGAGCCCTCGCTCTTCGCGCATGCTGGTGCTCATGGTTGTTAGCCTGGCCTTTATCTTCGGCGCCGCAGATTTGGGCAACCCGTCTGCCGTCCCACGGGCAGAGGTTCTCATCACTCTGGTTGGGAGCGGGTTCATGATCGCCGCGCACAGAACCAATCACACATTCTGTCGCGATTGCAGTTGCGGCAACTCAAGCTAA
- a CDS encoding TolC family protein, producing MARRKLTFFVSLSLVTSFCVPAFPQVTIPPLSPPILTLDQAETTALANQPRLLAAQLRARAFAKRIVETRSGYMPQVAFNATGVRVADTGTSTAAGNITTSAISDRFAYGGNLAQLVTDFGRTSALVSSARATADAQSDIATLTRAQVRLTVIEAYYRVLGSEAVLRAAQAAQTNRQLISRRLSALADNELRSTLDVNFAKVLESEADLAVVRAESTVAQQRVKLATAMGISAPVTSQLQEPSASSDSLPPDAESFMKTAGEYRADLNAAKAQQLAANKFALSERRMSYPTLNILAAAGQVPFHDHTLHDDYAAAGFNLNIPIFNGGRFAARRGEAELEASARTRDVQEIQLQVTEQVRDAWYQADEAYRSLDVTARLVAQSKEALRLAQDRYEAGLGSIVELNEAQLNETSAEITSADSTYTYLLRRAELDFAAGLLN from the coding sequence ATGGCTCGCCGAAAGCTAACGTTCTTTGTTTCTCTATCCCTTGTCACCTCATTTTGCGTACCCGCGTTTCCGCAGGTAACGATACCCCCTTTAAGTCCTCCAATCCTGACACTTGATCAAGCTGAGACAACGGCCCTTGCAAACCAACCTCGGCTGCTTGCAGCGCAGTTGAGGGCACGCGCCTTTGCTAAGCGTATTGTTGAAACTCGTTCCGGCTATATGCCGCAGGTGGCGTTTAATGCGACCGGCGTAAGAGTGGCTGATACAGGCACCTCAACAGCGGCGGGGAACATTACAACGTCCGCGATCTCTGACCGCTTTGCGTACGGCGGGAATCTGGCTCAGCTTGTCACGGACTTCGGTAGAACGAGCGCACTTGTAAGCAGCGCGCGAGCTACGGCTGACGCGCAAAGTGACATTGCCACGCTCACCCGTGCTCAGGTGCGCCTCACTGTCATTGAAGCCTACTACCGCGTCCTGGGATCTGAAGCGGTGCTTCGAGCGGCACAAGCAGCTCAAACAAATCGCCAGCTTATCTCCCGTAGGTTATCTGCACTTGCCGATAACGAGCTTCGCTCCACTCTCGATGTCAACTTCGCCAAAGTCCTGGAAAGCGAAGCCGACCTTGCGGTCGTCCGTGCGGAAAGCACAGTCGCACAGCAAAGGGTGAAGCTGGCAACTGCAATGGGAATTTCCGCTCCCGTTACGTCACAGTTGCAGGAACCATCTGCCTCTTCCGACAGTCTTCCGCCAGATGCGGAATCTTTCATGAAAACGGCGGGAGAGTATCGCGCTGATCTCAACGCGGCTAAAGCACAGCAACTTGCGGCCAATAAATTCGCGCTTTCGGAGCGAAGAATGAGTTATCCGACACTCAATATCCTGGCGGCTGCCGGACAGGTTCCCTTTCACGATCACACTCTACATGACGACTACGCTGCCGCTGGATTCAACCTCAATATTCCGATCTTCAACGGCGGCCGCTTTGCTGCCCGTAGAGGAGAAGCTGAACTCGAAGCAAGCGCGCGAACGCGCGATGTTCAAGAGATTCAATTGCAGGTCACAGAACAAGTGCGAGATGCCTGGTATCAGGCCGACGAAGCATACCGCAGTCTCGATGTTACCGCCCGCCTCGTAGCTCAAAGTAAGGAAGCCCTTCGGCTGGCGCAAGACCGCTACGAGGCTGGCCTGGGAAGCATCGTGGAACTCAATGAAGCGCAACTCAACGAAACGTCGGCCGAAATAACAAGTGCGGACTCGACCTACACCTACCTACTACGCCGTGCGGAACTCGATTTTGCGGCGGGGTTGTTGAATTGA
- a CDS encoding metal/formaldehyde-sensitive transcriptional repressor, which produces MSHTTKNKAKTLSRVRRIKGQVEAIERALEGDSECEDILQLVASCRGALNGLMAELIEGHLKFHVLVEGQKTLPSQREAADELIAVVKRYFN; this is translated from the coding sequence TTGTCTCATACAACAAAAAATAAGGCGAAGACGCTCTCGCGAGTCCGGCGCATCAAAGGTCAGGTCGAAGCCATCGAACGGGCGCTTGAAGGAGACAGCGAATGCGAGGACATCCTGCAACTCGTTGCTTCGTGCCGCGGCGCGCTCAACGGATTGATGGCGGAACTGATCGAGGGCCACTTGAAATTTCACGTTTTGGTCGAAGGTCAGAAGACGCTCCCTTCGCAGCGTGAGGCAGCCGACGAGCTCATAGCAGTAGTCAAGAGGTACTTCAACTAA